The following proteins are co-located in the Bosea sp. AS-1 genome:
- a CDS encoding glutathione S-transferase family protein → MKLLIGNKCYSSWSLRAWLLMRAKDIAFTEQLVLLDEPGFKEAIFAAAPGSGGTVPTLVDGDVAVWETLAIVEYLHEKRPDAGIWPSDAAARAHARAISSEMHAGFTALRGACPMNLGRRFGMRDRGPGVARDVARITDLWRQARERFGQKKGGPFLYGAFSAADAMYAPIVTRLDTYGIAVDPASRDYMQAVLGLPAFREWLAAAFTEPWIVAQDEVDEPAVVDLRQP, encoded by the coding sequence ATGAAGCTCCTGATCGGAAACAAGTGCTATTCGTCCTGGTCGCTGCGGGCCTGGCTGCTGATGCGTGCCAAGGACATCGCCTTCACGGAGCAGCTCGTCTTGCTCGACGAGCCCGGCTTCAAGGAGGCGATCTTCGCAGCGGCGCCAGGCAGCGGCGGCACGGTGCCGACCCTGGTCGACGGCGACGTCGCGGTTTGGGAGACGCTGGCGATCGTGGAGTATCTGCATGAGAAGCGCCCCGACGCCGGTATCTGGCCGAGCGACGCGGCGGCTCGCGCTCATGCCCGCGCGATTTCCAGCGAGATGCATGCAGGGTTCACCGCGCTGCGCGGCGCTTGCCCGATGAATCTCGGCAGGCGCTTCGGGATGCGCGACCGTGGACCGGGCGTCGCCCGCGATGTCGCGCGGATCACCGACCTCTGGCGGCAGGCGCGCGAGCGCTTCGGCCAGAAGAAGGGAGGGCCTTTCCTCTATGGTGCTTTCTCGGCGGCCGATGCGATGTATGCGCCGATCGTCACCCGCCTCGATACCTACGGTATCGCGGTCGATCCCGCTTCGCGGGACTACATGCAGGCGGTGCTCGGCCTGCCCGCCTTTCGCGAATGGCTTGCGGCGGCGTTCACCGAACCCTGGATCGTAGCCCAGGACGAGGTGGACGAACCTGCCGTCGTCGATCTCCGCCAGCCCTGA
- a CDS encoding DHCW motif cupin fold protein, producing MKISDIPFVTTDWSSVPAERHAGDVGEATWRVQYFGPEGNRIRVRMVEYSPGYVADHWCSKGHIILCLEGEMETTLEDGRVMPLKAGMSYQVADGAEAHRSATKTGAKLFIVD from the coding sequence ATGAAGATCAGCGACATCCCCTTCGTCACGACCGACTGGTCGAGCGTTCCGGCCGAGCGTCACGCCGGCGATGTCGGGGAGGCGACCTGGCGCGTGCAGTATTTCGGGCCCGAAGGGAACCGCATCCGGGTGCGGATGGTGGAATATTCGCCGGGCTACGTCGCCGACCACTGGTGCTCGAAGGGGCACATTATCCTGTGCCTGGAAGGCGAGATGGAGACGACGCTGGAGGATGGCCGCGTCATGCCGCTCAAGGCCGGAATGAGCTATCAGGTCGCCGACGGGGCCGAGGCGCATCGCTCCGCGACCAAGACGGGCGCGAAGCTCTTCATCGTCGACTGA
- the miaA gene encoding tRNA (adenosine(37)-N6)-dimethylallyltransferase MiaA: MGGPVQQAGKTIRAVLIAGPTASGKSALAIEIARRFDGVVVNADSMQVYSDLRILSARPSVVEEAMAPHRLYGHVDGAVNYSAMRYAADVAALLPELWEQGKLPVLTGGTGLYFKAVTEGFSAMPPVPEAVRSAFRARAEDVATEALHAELAGLDPVMGERLRPSDRMRIMRAIEVHLATGRSLASFQGEREPGPLDGLPLLRLFVSPDREAVRARIDHRFETMMAEGALDEVVRLRERKLDPLLPIMRAHGVPGLMAHLDGAISLEEAIRRGQADTRAYAKRQVTWFRHQMTGWQSAAPEAALETALRELEG, from the coding sequence ATGGGAGGACCGGTGCAGCAGGCGGGAAAGACGATCAGGGCGGTGCTCATCGCAGGTCCGACCGCCAGCGGCAAGTCCGCGCTTGCGATCGAAATCGCGCGACGTTTCGACGGCGTCGTCGTCAACGCGGATTCCATGCAGGTCTATAGCGACCTGCGCATCCTCTCCGCCCGGCCGAGCGTGGTCGAGGAGGCGATGGCGCCACACCGGCTCTACGGCCATGTCGACGGTGCGGTGAACTATTCGGCGATGCGCTATGCGGCGGATGTCGCCGCGCTGCTGCCAGAGCTTTGGGAGCAGGGCAAGCTGCCGGTCCTGACCGGCGGCACGGGGCTCTACTTCAAGGCCGTCACCGAGGGGTTTTCCGCCATGCCGCCCGTGCCGGAGGCTGTCCGCTCGGCCTTCCGGGCCCGGGCCGAGGATGTCGCGACCGAGGCGCTGCACGCCGAGCTCGCCGGCCTCGATCCAGTGATGGGGGAACGGCTGCGGCCGTCCGATCGCATGCGGATCATGCGCGCGATCGAGGTCCATCTGGCGACGGGGCGCTCGCTGGCGAGCTTCCAGGGCGAGCGCGAGCCCGGGCCGCTCGACGGCCTGCCGCTGCTGCGCCTCTTCGTCAGCCCGGACCGGGAAGCGGTGCGGGCGAGGATCGACCATCGCTTCGAAACGATGATGGCGGAGGGGGCCCTGGATGAGGTCGTCCGGCTACGGGAGCGGAAGCTCGATCCGCTGCTGCCGATCATGCGGGCTCATGGCGTGCCGGGCCTGATGGCGCATCTCGACGGCGCGATCTCGCTGGAGGAGGCGATCCGGCGCGGCCAGGCCGATACGCGGGCCTATGCCAAGCGGCAGGTCACCTGGTTCCGGCACCAGATGACGGGCTGGCAGTCGGCGGCGCCGGAAGCTGCGCTGGAGACGGCGTTGCGCGAACTGGAAGGCTAG
- a CDS encoding acetolactate synthase 3 large subunit, translating to MSEMMTGAEMVVRALQDQGVEHLFGYPGGAVLPIYDAIFQQDKVKHVLVRHEQGAVHAAEGYARSGAGKVGCVLVTSGPGATNAVTGLTDALLDSIPLVVITGQVPTHLIGSDAFQECDTVGITRSCTKHNYLVKSIKDLPRILHEAFYVAANGRPGPVVIDIPKDIQFATGAYSRPRDNQHKTYRPVVKGDMDKIKAAVELIASAKKPIFYTGGGVINSGPHASALLRELARLTGYPVTSTLMGLGAFPAADKQWLGMLGMHGTYESNLAMHDCDVMIAIGARFDDRITGRIDGFSPRSKKIHIDIDPSSINKTVKVDIGIVGDCAHVLEDMVRVWRETSPQIDKTALAAWWTQIDGWRGRKSLAYKSSDTIIKPQYALERLYALTKDRDTYITTEVGQHQMWAAQYLHFQEPNRWMTSGGLGTMGYGLPAAIGVQMKHPNALVIDVAGEASILMNMQEMSTAVQYRLPIKIFILNNEYMGMVRQWQELLHGGRYSESYSQSLPDFVKLAEAYGGHGIRCDDPAKLDAAIMEMIETPGPVIFDCLVAKEENCFPMIPSGKAHNEMILPDFEGDTGEIIDAKGKQLV from the coding sequence ATGAGCGAGATGATGACCGGAGCCGAGATGGTCGTCCGCGCGCTTCAGGACCAGGGTGTCGAGCACCTGTTCGGGTATCCCGGTGGTGCCGTGCTTCCGATCTATGACGCGATCTTCCAGCAGGACAAGGTCAAGCACGTGCTTGTTCGCCACGAGCAGGGCGCGGTCCATGCCGCCGAGGGCTATGCCCGCTCCGGCGCCGGCAAGGTCGGCTGCGTGCTCGTCACCTCCGGCCCCGGCGCGACCAACGCCGTCACCGGCTTGACCGACGCGCTGCTCGACTCGATCCCGCTCGTCGTCATCACCGGCCAGGTTCCGACGCATCTGATCGGCTCCGACGCCTTCCAGGAATGCGATACGGTCGGCATCACCCGCTCCTGCACCAAGCACAACTACCTGGTGAAGAGCATCAAGGACCTGCCGCGCATCCTGCACGAGGCCTTCTATGTCGCCGCCAACGGTCGTCCGGGCCCCGTCGTCATCGACATCCCGAAGGACATCCAGTTCGCGACCGGCGCCTATAGCCGACCGCGCGACAACCAGCACAAGACCTACCGGCCGGTGGTCAAGGGCGACATGGACAAGATCAAGGCTGCGGTCGAGCTGATCGCCAGCGCCAAGAAGCCGATCTTCTATACCGGCGGCGGCGTCATCAATTCCGGCCCGCATGCTTCGGCGCTGCTGCGCGAGCTGGCGCGGCTGACGGGCTATCCCGTCACCTCGACCCTGATGGGGCTCGGCGCCTTTCCGGCGGCGGACAAGCAGTGGCTGGGCATGCTCGGCATGCACGGTACCTACGAGTCCAATCTGGCCATGCATGATTGCGACGTGATGATCGCGATCGGTGCGCGCTTCGACGACCGCATCACCGGCCGTATCGACGGCTTCTCGCCGCGCTCGAAGAAGATCCATATCGACATCGACCCGTCCTCCATCAACAAGACGGTCAAGGTCGATATCGGCATCGTCGGCGACTGCGCCCATGTGCTCGAGGACATGGTCCGCGTCTGGCGCGAGACCAGCCCGCAGATCGACAAGACGGCGCTCGCCGCCTGGTGGACGCAGATCGATGGCTGGCGCGGCCGCAAGAGCCTCGCCTACAAGTCGTCCGATACGATCATCAAGCCGCAATATGCGCTGGAGCGGCTCTATGCGCTGACCAAGGATCGCGACACCTACATCACGACCGAGGTCGGGCAGCACCAGATGTGGGCGGCGCAGTACCTGCATTTCCAGGAGCCGAACCGCTGGATGACGTCGGGCGGCCTGGGCACGATGGGCTACGGTCTTCCCGCCGCGATCGGCGTGCAGATGAAGCATCCCAACGCGCTCGTCATCGACGTCGCCGGCGAGGCCTCGATCCTGATGAACATGCAGGAGATGTCGACGGCGGTGCAGTACCGGCTGCCGATCAAAATCTTCATCCTCAACAACGAGTACATGGGCATGGTGCGCCAGTGGCAGGAGCTGCTGCATGGCGGGCGCTACTCGGAGAGTTATTCGCAGTCGCTGCCCGACTTCGTGAAGCTCGCCGAAGCCTATGGCGGCCACGGCATCCGCTGCGACGACCCGGCCAAGCTCGACGCCGCGATCATGGAGATGATCGAGACGCCCGGCCCGGTGATCTTCGACTGCCTCGTCGCCAAGGAGGAGAACTGCTTCCCGATGATCCCGTCGGGCAAGGCGCATAACGAGATGATCCTGCCCGATTTCGAAGGCGATACCGGCGAGATCATCGACGCCAAGGGCAAGCAGCTCGTCTGA
- a CDS encoding DUF924 family protein has protein sequence MPLPSPADIVAFWRKAGPEKWFAKDAAFDAEIRQRFLPAYEAAAAGRLDDWQETAEGAYALLILLDQFPRNLFRGSPQAFATDAKALAIARHAVATGFDKSYEPPEQRFLYMPFMHSEALHDQEHCIALCAAADDADGVKYAEIHRDIIRDFGRFPHRNAVLGRKTTAAEQAFLDDGGFAG, from the coding sequence ATGCCCCTGCCCAGCCCTGCCGACATCGTTGCCTTCTGGCGCAAGGCCGGCCCGGAGAAATGGTTCGCCAAGGACGCGGCCTTCGACGCCGAAATCCGGCAGCGTTTCCTGCCTGCCTACGAAGCGGCGGCGGCGGGCCGGCTGGACGACTGGCAGGAGACTGCCGAAGGCGCCTATGCCCTTCTCATTCTGCTCGACCAGTTCCCTCGCAACCTGTTTCGCGGCAGCCCGCAGGCTTTCGCCACCGATGCCAAGGCGCTCGCGATTGCACGGCATGCTGTCGCGACGGGCTTCGACAAATCATACGAGCCGCCGGAGCAGCGCTTCCTCTACATGCCGTTCATGCATTCGGAGGCGCTTCACGATCAGGAACATTGCATCGCGCTCTGCGCAGCGGCGGATGATGCCGACGGCGTGAAATACGCCGAGATCCATCGCGACATCATCCGCGATTTCGGCCGCTTCCCCCATCGCAATGCAGTGCTCGGCCGCAAGACGACCGCGGCCGAACAGGCTTTCCTCGACGATGGCGGCTTCGCCGGTTAG
- the ilvN gene encoding acetolactate synthase small subunit — protein sequence MSKPATHYPNAPKSQPVARHTLAVIVDNEPGVLARIAGLFSGRGYNIESLTVSETEHEKHLSRITVVTSGTANVIDQIKAHLDRLVPVHRVVDLTEQGEAIERELALVKVVGKGEHRVEAMRLASAFGARVLDASLTSFVFELTGATEEIERFIKTMTAVGLTEVSRTGIAAMSRGPDSM from the coding sequence ATGTCGAAGCCCGCCACCCATTATCCGAATGCTCCCAAGTCGCAGCCGGTCGCGCGCCACACCCTGGCGGTGATCGTCGACAACGAACCAGGCGTTCTTGCCCGCATCGCCGGGCTGTTCTCGGGCCGTGGCTACAATATCGAGAGCCTCACCGTCTCCGAGACCGAGCATGAGAAGCATCTCTCGCGCATCACCGTGGTGACCTCCGGCACGGCCAACGTCATCGATCAGATCAAGGCGCATCTCGACCGGCTGGTGCCGGTGCACCGCGTCGTCGACCTGACCGAGCAGGGCGAGGCGATCGAGCGCGAGCTCGCGCTGGTCAAGGTCGTCGGCAAGGGTGAACATCGCGTCGAGGCGATGCGGCTGGCCTCTGCATTCGGCGCGCGCGTGCTTGATGCCTCGCTGACCTCCTTCGTCTTCGAGCTGACCGGCGCGACCGAGGAGATCGAGCGCTTCATCAAGACGATGACGGCAGTGGGCCTCACGGAAGTCTCGCGCACCGGTATCGCGGCGATGAGCCGCGGCCCGGATTCGATGTGA
- a CDS encoding GGDEF domain-containing protein — MYHEVHSENIAARAHAPRIAELLNRFAAHSRKGQPVSYEAFVADVMPVYGDELIILEPTTDGDYRWTHYGREIVRYVGGTRLGERLSAMQPQVAAFTRACAERAFAEDRPFYTVHRAKPTMRVAIWERLLLPTIARDGRNMLIAFSRPLQFREDLLNAVLESSPSGIVALRTLRNNDGSIDGTIIVATNQRAAELARRPDACLLDCDAREALPFLTDTTIWKRCLAVLGGQRSDSFEASFNQEGRTSWLRLAIAPLGDGLLLTITDITDLTVANQTLQLRAATLALEIGRERATRRALSEEIGHREEREKELRRLAETDPLTALLNRRSFTERAHAAIAASAREDTDISVIIVDLDHFKQVNDTYGHPAGDAVIRAFADVLLGLSQGEPHLVARVGGEEFAILLRGAGTAEAMVRTAKIQEALASRALPVSETFELRITASYGIATRQPAEPLADLFARADQALYRAKSEGRNRIGIAAVDAVADAA; from the coding sequence ATGTACCACGAAGTCCACTCCGAAAACATTGCAGCCCGTGCCCACGCGCCCAGGATCGCGGAGCTGCTGAACCGGTTCGCGGCCCACAGCCGCAAGGGCCAGCCCGTCAGCTATGAAGCCTTCGTCGCCGATGTCATGCCCGTCTACGGCGACGAGCTGATCATTCTCGAGCCGACCACAGACGGCGATTATCGCTGGACCCATTACGGCCGCGAGATCGTGCGCTATGTCGGCGGCACGCGGCTCGGCGAAAGGCTCTCGGCGATGCAGCCGCAGGTCGCGGCCTTCACTCGAGCCTGTGCCGAGCGCGCTTTTGCCGAGGACCGGCCATTCTATACCGTCCACCGCGCCAAGCCGACCATGCGCGTGGCGATCTGGGAGCGCCTCCTGCTCCCGACCATTGCGCGCGACGGTCGCAACATGCTCATCGCCTTCAGCCGGCCGTTGCAGTTTCGCGAGGATCTGCTCAACGCGGTGCTCGAAAGCTCCCCGAGCGGCATCGTCGCGCTGCGCACCCTGCGCAATAACGACGGCAGCATCGACGGAACGATCATCGTCGCCACGAACCAGCGGGCCGCGGAACTGGCGAGGCGGCCCGACGCCTGCCTGCTCGATTGCGACGCCCGGGAGGCCCTGCCCTTCCTGACGGATACGACGATCTGGAAACGCTGCTTGGCGGTCTTGGGGGGCCAGCGGAGCGACAGCTTCGAAGCCTCCTTCAACCAGGAGGGGCGCACCAGCTGGCTGCGGCTCGCGATCGCACCGCTCGGCGACGGCCTGTTGCTGACCATCACCGACATCACCGACCTCACCGTCGCAAACCAGACCCTGCAGCTGCGTGCCGCGACGCTCGCGCTCGAGATCGGCCGCGAGCGTGCCACCCGTCGTGCCCTGTCCGAGGAGATCGGCCATCGCGAGGAGCGCGAGAAGGAATTGCGCCGCCTCGCCGAGACCGATCCGCTGACCGCGCTGCTCAACCGCCGCTCCTTCACCGAGCGGGCACATGCGGCCATCGCCGCGAGCGCGCGCGAGGATACCGACATCTCGGTGATCATCGTCGATCTGGACCATTTCAAGCAGGTCAACGACACCTATGGCCATCCGGCCGGCGACGCCGTGATCCGCGCCTTCGCCGATGTCCTGCTCGGGCTGTCGCAGGGCGAGCCCCATCTCGTCGCCCGTGTCGGCGGCGAGGAATTCGCCATCCTGCTGCGCGGCGCCGGCACCGCCGAAGCCATGGTGAGAACCGCCAAGATCCAGGAGGCCCTGGCGAGCCGCGCCTTGCCCGTTTCCGAGACGTTCGAGCTGAGGATCACCGCCAGCTATGGCATCGCGACCCGGCAGCCCGCCGAACCGCTCGCCGATCTGTTTGCGCGGGCGGATCAGGCGCTCTATCGCGCCAAGAGCGAAGGCCGGAACCGCATCGGCATCGCCGCTGTGGATGCGGTCGCCGACGCGGCCTGA
- a CDS encoding aspartate/glutamate racemase family protein yields MATIGLIGGMSWESTAVYYRLLNEGVRARSGGLHSADILLHSVDFAPIAEMQAKGDWAAAGAALAESARRLEHAGASCLVLCTNTMHKVADQIMAATKLPFLHLADVTARAIRATSSRRPLLLATRFTMEQAFYRDRLKAFGVEALVPAAAERDDVHRIIYEELCRGRIEASSRERYRAIVARAVREERADGVILGCTEIGLLVSQDDFAVPTFDTTALHVAAALDYAAEVESVAA; encoded by the coding sequence ATGGCCACTATCGGTCTGATCGGCGGGATGAGCTGGGAGTCGACTGCGGTCTATTACCGCCTCCTGAATGAAGGCGTGCGGGCGCGCTCGGGCGGGCTGCACTCGGCCGACATCCTGCTGCATTCGGTGGATTTCGCGCCGATCGCCGAGATGCAGGCGAAAGGCGACTGGGCCGCGGCCGGCGCTGCGTTGGCGGAAAGTGCACGCAGACTGGAACATGCCGGCGCCTCCTGCCTCGTGCTCTGTACCAACACCATGCACAAGGTGGCGGACCAGATCATGGCCGCGACCAAGCTGCCCTTCCTGCATCTCGCCGATGTGACGGCGCGCGCGATCCGGGCGACATCGTCGCGGCGCCCGCTGCTGCTGGCGACGCGCTTCACCATGGAGCAAGCCTTCTATCGCGACCGGCTGAAGGCCTTCGGTGTCGAGGCGCTGGTTCCGGCGGCGGCGGAACGCGATGATGTGCATCGCATCATCTACGAGGAATTGTGCCGAGGCCGCATCGAAGCGTCCTCGCGCGAGCGTTACCGCGCCATCGTTGCGCGGGCGGTGCGGGAGGAGCGGGCCGATGGCGTGATCCTCGGCTGCACAGAGATCGGGCTCCTGGTCTCGCAGGATGACTTTGCGGTGCCGACCTTCGACACCACGGCGCTGCATGTCGCCGCCGCGCTTGACTATGCCGCCGAAGTGGAGAGCGTCGCCGCATGA
- the serB gene encoding phosphoserine phosphatase SerB — protein sequence MLVATLVSAHGQALVDEALLARLACAVPGTSRTAALHGAIAADLFADGTDARKLEADIRIALDGAPVDVIVQPEAGRRKALFLADMDSTMIGQECIDELAAYVGLKDLVAAITERAMRGEIAFEPALRERVALLKGVPLSVVDEIIRERITLTPGGYELVHTMRANGAYTALVSGGFTVFTGPISATIGFDEHRSNVLLARDGILIGEVADPILGKQAKLDSLIELRGRFGLLATQTLAIGDGANDLAMLGEAGLGVAFRAKPAVAAAADARLEYADLTALLYAQGYTGGEIVRS from the coding sequence ATGCTCGTCGCGACTCTCGTTTCCGCCCATGGCCAGGCGCTCGTCGATGAGGCCCTGCTGGCGCGCCTCGCCTGCGCGGTGCCCGGCACCAGCCGCACGGCCGCGCTCCACGGTGCCATCGCCGCCGATCTCTTCGCGGATGGAACCGACGCGCGCAAGCTCGAAGCCGATATCCGCATCGCGCTGGACGGCGCTCCCGTCGACGTCATCGTCCAGCCAGAGGCCGGACGCCGCAAGGCGCTGTTCCTCGCCGATATGGATTCGACCATGATCGGCCAGGAATGCATCGACGAGCTCGCCGCCTATGTCGGCTTGAAGGACCTCGTCGCGGCCATCACCGAGCGAGCCATGCGCGGCGAGATCGCCTTCGAGCCGGCGCTGCGCGAGCGCGTCGCTCTCCTGAAGGGCGTGCCGCTTTCGGTCGTCGACGAGATCATTCGCGAGCGTATCACCTTGACGCCCGGCGGTTATGAGCTGGTCCATACGATGCGAGCCAATGGCGCCTATACCGCGCTGGTCTCGGGCGGCTTCACGGTCTTCACCGGGCCGATCAGCGCAACCATCGGCTTCGACGAGCACCGTTCCAACGTGCTACTGGCGCGGGACGGTATCCTGATCGGTGAGGTCGCCGATCCGATCCTTGGCAAACAGGCGAAACTCGATTCGCTGATCGAGCTGCGCGGCCGCTTCGGCCTGTTAGCGACGCAGACGCTCGCCATCGGTGACGGCGCCAACGATCTCGCGATGCTGGGCGAGGCCGGCCTCGGCGTTGCCTTCCGCGCCAAGCCTGCGGTTGCCGCGGCCGCCGACGCCCGGCTCGAATACGCCGATCTCACCGCCCTGCTCTATGCCCAGGGTTATACCGGCGGCGAGATCGTGCGGAGCTGA